Proteins encoded by one window of Desulfobaculum bizertense DSM 18034:
- a CDS encoding ABC transporter ATP-binding protein: protein MHTLCTLTDFSYTHKLNGLTAPSGLSLSLGCGECLLITGESGSGKSTLLTCLAGLDSPDNFSGQCTLSCPSSWSGAPAGLVLQNPETQILCATSIEEARFGAENIFGESPEAQQRAEHSLLHTGLSPLPAEHTEALSMGQKYRLVLASVLAMHPALLLLDEPFSQLDRNGQDDLLRILAQLKSEGCGIIVCEHHLNFPTAIFDRQLSLTPKPTAKAQPVPFSRASRQPQASDTPILQLKDIHLTPERSRPLFTGLSLTLNPGDWLRISGKNGAGKSTLLSVITGQNTPDSGELELCGIPAPAPWQLPGKATCMMQNPDRQLFEATVRDEILFSARAAKPKRTQAEHRQAVDRLMGKLGITELAERSPLTLSYGQKRLVTLACALIVSPSLLVLDEPATGLDPARWEQAFYCVCEELSPEAALLILTHDQDSLPFWTGQSLTLSKGQLHEHV from the coding sequence ATGCACACACTCTGCACCCTCACGGATTTCAGCTACACGCATAAACTGAATGGCCTGACAGCGCCCTCTGGGCTTTCGCTGTCGCTTGGGTGCGGAGAATGTCTGCTCATTACGGGAGAATCCGGTTCCGGCAAAAGCACGCTTCTGACCTGCCTTGCCGGGCTGGATTCTCCTGACAATTTTTCTGGCCAGTGCACCCTCTCCTGCCCAAGCAGCTGGAGCGGTGCCCCTGCTGGCCTCGTGCTTCAAAATCCGGAAACACAAATTCTGTGCGCCACCAGCATCGAAGAAGCCCGCTTTGGTGCAGAAAATATTTTTGGAGAAAGCCCGGAAGCGCAGCAGCGAGCAGAACACAGCCTCCTGCACACCGGTCTCTCCCCTCTTCCGGCAGAGCACACCGAAGCCCTGTCTATGGGACAAAAATATCGTCTCGTTCTTGCCTCAGTCCTCGCCATGCACCCAGCGCTTCTGCTCCTTGACGAGCCGTTCTCACAGCTCGACCGCAACGGTCAGGACGACCTGCTCCGCATTCTTGCGCAGCTCAAAAGTGAAGGCTGCGGCATTATTGTCTGTGAGCACCACCTAAATTTCCCCACAGCCATTTTCGACAGGCAGCTCAGCCTCACCCCAAAGCCCACAGCCAAGGCTCAGCCTGTTCCATTTTCCCGCGCCTCACGCCAGCCACAGGCAAGCGACACGCCCATACTCCAGCTCAAAGACATCCACCTGACGCCAGAGCGCTCCCGACCACTGTTCACGGGCCTGTCCCTCACCCTCAACCCCGGCGATTGGCTCCGCATTTCCGGCAAGAATGGTGCGGGCAAATCAACCCTGCTTTCAGTTATTACAGGGCAGAACACTCCCGACTCAGGAGAGCTGGAACTCTGTGGAATCCCAGCTCCTGCTCCGTGGCAGCTTCCGGGCAAGGCCACCTGCATGATGCAGAACCCGGACCGGCAGCTTTTTGAAGCCACAGTCCGCGATGAAATTCTCTTTTCTGCGCGAGCAGCCAAGCCCAAGCGCACTCAAGCCGAGCACAGGCAGGCAGTGGACAGACTCATGGGCAAACTTGGCATCACAGAGCTTGCAGAGCGCTCCCCCCTGACGCTCAGCTATGGGCAAAAGCGTCTCGTCACCCTCGCCTGTGCCCTCATTGTCTCGCCCTCACTTCTTGTTTTGGACGAGCCAGCAACAGGACTTGATCCCGCGCGCTGGGAACAGGCATTTTACTGTGTCTGCGAAGAACTTTCCCCCGAAGCAGCTCTGCTCATTTTGACCCACGACCAGGACTCACTCCCCTTCTGGACTGGCCAAAGCCTCACCCTCAGCAAAGGACAGCTTCATGAACATGTCTAA
- a CDS encoding energy-coupling factor transporter transmembrane component T family protein codes for MNMSKLATFLRCAGGHPGRFTGAKGPCAKLPTGFKALLIMSISFTAFFTRTPLSAGALLLGLLALYIGAGLRPREIWQDFRIFFFQYPLILLLYAFRFGLTSQTATESLVVGLQITLVMLPAFWFQRTTPPEAMMKVLGRFLPGRLSFVVFTSLRFFPVLLREAKAIYTVQCMRGAKISPKQLMNPLHWPEFARACGIPLVVRALSIAEEAALAARARYAEKRH; via the coding sequence ATGAACATGTCTAAGCTTGCAACGTTCCTGCGCTGTGCAGGAGGGCACCCCGGCCGCTTTACCGGAGCCAAAGGTCCATGCGCCAAGCTCCCCACGGGCTTCAAGGCTCTGCTCATCATGAGCATTTCTTTCACCGCCTTTTTCACCCGCACGCCGCTTTCCGCTGGAGCCCTGCTCCTTGGCCTTCTTGCGCTCTACATTGGCGCAGGCCTGCGCCCTCGCGAAATATGGCAGGACTTCCGAATCTTCTTTTTTCAGTATCCGCTTATTTTGCTCCTCTACGCGTTTCGTTTTGGCCTCACTTCGCAAACAGCAACCGAAAGCCTTGTCGTCGGTCTTCAGATCACGCTCGTCATGCTTCCCGCCTTTTGGTTTCAGCGCACCACCCCGCCAGAAGCCATGATGAAAGTGCTCGGCCGATTTCTTCCCGGACGCCTGTCCTTTGTCGTCTTCACCTCCCTGCGCTTTTTTCCGGTACTCCTGCGCGAAGCAAAGGCCATATACACAGTGCAGTGTATGCGCGGCGCAAAGATATCCCCCAAGCAGCTCATGAATCCCCTTCACTGGCCGGAGTTTGCCAGGGCCTGCGGTATTCCGCTCGTGGTTCGCGCCCTGTCCATTGCAGAGGAAGCGGCTCTTGCCGCCCGCGCCCGGTATGCAGAAAAACGCCATTAA
- a CDS encoding type IA DNA topoisomerase, with amino-acid sequence MHQHGGKRLVPKTLIVAEKPSVAKEIAKVLDVRGTRGDGFIANGQYVVTWAVGHLVNIAEPEEQNEDWAGRWSMNQLPMIPSRFKLAVLPKTTRQFEIVKRFMSADDVDTVVNATDAGREGELIFRRIFLMAGCTKPIKRLWANDMTEQGLKKALASMESGEAKRNLGLAAFARAEADWLIGMNYSRLFTLKDHSLVTVGRVQTPVLKLIVDRRQEIEHFVPRNYWTVEATLAHGEDSFSAQWYCPPERSESRIDKEEDAAAIVERCTDTQGAVESTKSRKGQQKPPLLFDLTTLQREANSRYGLSAKDTLAIAQALYEQKKLLTYPRTDSRYLTKDVFNECLSHMRAVYHEFPEITPLAAERIKDGKPKNFACVNDKKVSDHHAIIPTAKRPVKSALSENEWRIYEMVSRRFVAAFLPPVQYASSTIWVLIDEQPFKATGKVFKDKGWLVAEPWRTAKDNPLPALRKGSKVTAESLKAPSHQTKPPAHFTDASLLAAMETAGKLVEDDELREAMKERGLGTPATRAQIIETLLARSYVEKDKKKLVATDTGRHVIDVISQHLPDVTSPELTGDWEKKLGDIERGDFTYPEFMHEIRDSVYRNVRGIKNYQAYDKDGFPTAPPANPVAPVSDYRAGAPRPARQQYDRDGFPIVSSAQPAATVQQGAGVAFYDDNGFPIESASSTTKPTRKEKPLPTRVEHEGEVVGVCPSCGKNVLVHADAYICEADPSCPFRIPRDAFGGEITMNQAADLLSKGRTFKRGRFVSKKGKRFNAHLELDGSRVALRFKD; translated from the coding sequence ATGCACCAGCATGGAGGCAAACGACTCGTGCCCAAGACTCTGATTGTGGCAGAAAAACCCTCGGTAGCAAAAGAAATTGCAAAAGTATTGGACGTTCGCGGTACTCGTGGCGACGGTTTTATTGCCAATGGGCAATACGTTGTCACCTGGGCAGTTGGGCATCTCGTCAACATTGCCGAACCCGAAGAACAGAATGAAGACTGGGCCGGGCGCTGGAGCATGAACCAGCTCCCCATGATTCCCTCCCGCTTCAAGCTTGCTGTCCTGCCCAAAACCACCCGGCAGTTTGAAATCGTCAAGCGCTTCATGTCCGCAGACGATGTCGACACCGTTGTCAACGCCACTGACGCCGGGCGCGAGGGTGAACTCATCTTTCGCCGCATTTTTTTGATGGCGGGATGCACCAAGCCTATCAAGCGTCTCTGGGCCAACGACATGACCGAGCAGGGTCTCAAAAAAGCCCTCGCCAGCATGGAATCCGGGGAAGCCAAGCGCAATCTTGGTCTCGCCGCCTTTGCCCGCGCTGAGGCAGACTGGCTCATCGGCATGAACTATTCCCGTCTCTTCACGCTCAAGGACCACTCCCTTGTCACTGTCGGTCGCGTTCAGACCCCTGTCCTCAAGCTTATTGTCGACCGGCGGCAGGAAATCGAGCACTTTGTCCCCCGCAATTACTGGACTGTCGAAGCAACTCTTGCCCACGGTGAAGACAGTTTTTCCGCCCAGTGGTACTGCCCCCCTGAGCGCTCCGAGTCCCGCATAGACAAAGAAGAAGACGCCGCCGCCATTGTCGAGCGCTGCACAGACACGCAGGGCGCTGTCGAGAGCACCAAGTCTCGCAAAGGGCAGCAGAAGCCACCGCTTCTTTTTGACCTCACCACGCTTCAGCGTGAGGCCAACTCTCGTTACGGCCTTTCCGCAAAGGACACTCTCGCCATTGCGCAGGCCCTGTACGAGCAGAAAAAGCTCCTCACCTATCCGCGAACTGACTCGCGCTATCTGACAAAAGATGTCTTCAACGAATGCCTGTCGCACATGCGCGCGGTCTATCACGAATTTCCCGAAATTACGCCCCTTGCTGCCGAGCGCATCAAGGATGGCAAGCCCAAGAATTTCGCCTGTGTGAATGACAAAAAAGTCTCCGACCATCATGCAATCATTCCCACAGCCAAGCGGCCAGTTAAATCCGCTCTCAGTGAAAACGAATGGCGTATTTATGAGATGGTCAGCCGCCGTTTCGTCGCAGCCTTTTTGCCGCCCGTTCAGTATGCCTCCAGCACCATCTGGGTGCTCATTGACGAGCAGCCATTCAAGGCCACAGGCAAAGTCTTTAAGGACAAGGGATGGCTCGTGGCTGAGCCGTGGCGCACAGCAAAGGACAACCCGCTTCCGGCCCTGCGAAAAGGCTCAAAAGTTACTGCCGAATCACTCAAGGCCCCCAGTCATCAGACCAAGCCACCAGCGCATTTCACTGACGCCAGCCTTCTTGCCGCCATGGAAACCGCAGGCAAGCTTGTCGAAGATGACGAACTTCGCGAAGCCATGAAGGAACGCGGTCTCGGGACTCCCGCGACCCGTGCTCAGATTATTGAAACCCTTCTCGCCCGCTCTTACGTTGAAAAAGACAAAAAGAAACTCGTCGCGACAGACACAGGCCGCCACGTCATTGACGTCATTTCTCAGCATCTCCCCGATGTCACCTCTCCTGAGCTGACAGGCGACTGGGAAAAGAAACTCGGCGACATTGAACGCGGGGACTTTACCTATCCTGAATTCATGCACGAAATTCGCGATTCCGTGTATCGAAACGTCCGCGGAATCAAGAACTATCAGGCCTATGACAAAGACGGCTTCCCTACCGCCCCGCCTGCGAATCCCGTTGCCCCGGTCTCTGACTATCGCGCAGGTGCCCCGCGCCCCGCTCGTCAGCAGTATGACCGCGATGGCTTTCCCATAGTCTCTTCCGCGCAGCCCGCGGCCACCGTGCAGCAGGGTGCTGGTGTTGCTTTTTATGACGACAACGGTTTCCCCATTGAATCCGCATCTTCGACCACAAAGCCCACGCGCAAGGAAAAACCACTCCCCACCCGCGTCGAGCATGAAGGCGAAGTCGTCGGCGTCTGCCCTTCCTGTGGCAAAAACGTCCTCGTTCACGCCGATGCCTACATTTGCGAAGCCGACCCCTCTTGCCCCTTTCGCATCCCACGCGATGCCTTCGGCGGTGAAATCACAATGAATCAGGCCGCTGACCTCCTCTCCAAAGGCAGAACTTTCAAGCGCGGGCGCTTCGTCTCAAAGAAAGGAAAGCGCTTCAACGCTCACCTCGAACTCGACGGCTCCCGCGTCGCTTTACGATTTAAAGATTAA
- a CDS encoding bifunctional riboflavin kinase/FAD synthetase, producing MRVIRHIDEIPENFSASCVTIGNFDGVHKGHQLLIERTREKALSKGLASVVLTFEPHPLRVLTGKKTPPFITVLEQKLQLLQAMNVDYCAVLPFTKELAAQSPEEFVRDFLVRDLKAKELVIGYDYAFGKGRAGNYEMLCALGQKYSFGVERVGPYMYDSAVVSSTRIRDLVNKGQVWDARPLLGRFYTVRGEIEHGANRGGRLLGFPTANLRLVDELCPGLGVYAVWTTLNDVTRPGVANIGYNPTFGNDAISVEVHILDFDGDIYGDDLTVRFVQRLRSEKKFNGPQELTEQIDKDIALSRKILSSSEAQL from the coding sequence ATGAGAGTCATAAGACACATAGACGAGATTCCAGAAAATTTTAGCGCATCTTGCGTAACAATTGGCAATTTTGACGGCGTCCACAAAGGACATCAGCTTCTGATTGAGCGCACCAGAGAGAAAGCCCTGTCCAAGGGACTGGCTTCTGTGGTCCTCACATTTGAACCGCACCCGCTCCGGGTTTTGACCGGGAAGAAAACTCCGCCGTTTATCACCGTTCTGGAGCAAAAGCTCCAGCTTCTTCAGGCCATGAATGTTGATTATTGTGCGGTGTTGCCGTTTACCAAGGAGCTTGCCGCTCAGAGTCCAGAGGAATTTGTACGCGATTTTCTGGTTCGTGACCTTAAAGCCAAGGAACTTGTCATTGGATATGACTACGCCTTTGGCAAAGGCCGCGCAGGTAATTATGAAATGCTGTGTGCCCTCGGACAGAAATACAGTTTTGGCGTCGAACGCGTTGGCCCATACATGTATGACAGTGCGGTCGTCAGCTCCACGAGAATTCGTGACCTTGTGAATAAGGGCCAAGTATGGGACGCTCGTCCCCTGCTTGGACGCTTTTATACGGTGCGCGGCGAAATTGAGCATGGCGCGAACCGTGGCGGTCGCCTTCTTGGCTTCCCCACGGCAAACTTGCGTCTGGTCGACGAGCTGTGTCCCGGTCTGGGAGTCTATGCCGTATGGACAACTCTCAATGACGTGACCCGTCCCGGTGTTGCGAACATTGGATACAACCCGACATTCGGCAATGACGCCATTTCAGTCGAGGTTCACATTCTGGACTTTGACGGAGATATTTATGGCGACGATCTGACGGTTCGCTTTGTCCAGCGACTTCGATCAGAGAAAAAATTTAACGGACCGCAGGAACTGACAGAGCAAATCGACAAGGATATTGCCCTGAGCCGAAAGATCCTGTCCAGCTCAGAAGCACAGCTGTAA
- a CDS encoding TonB-dependent receptor plug domain-containing protein produces MMKKSALLLFVALLTLPSLGFAAEQATAKSDTSFELGEVLVSGEKLSVVEQAGTVDVITAEEIKNSGARNVAEALDLVPGVTVRTGAEGTPRIDIRGLRTRNVILLLDGVPMNSTYDNQWTPDAIPADYISEIKITRGASSVLYGAGGNAGVINIITKKGQEGLHGLIGGELGSGEYYRAKGSLNGGTDKLRFNSYYVFETRDHFPLSGSFNETALQDSGERVNSDDEKNNIYANLLYDATDSTKLGLTVSYWDRSYGIPPATTKNDGYIKKPKYDRYDNISGNLVQLLVQHEFSDALSMKASAFMNNQEEDRSRYDDDSYSTQKKNGAYNQTSYTEIFGGNLIGTYDAKEYGTINLSLSAKQSHWKLDSEVYKESTSGSGSGSGGGHGGGHGGGSGSSSTAASSGKFVGHDESKNLDEYNIATEYEVRPTEKLGLVAGIGWHALKKITYGDDESDYSYLLGANYDLTDATSLHVNHARKVRFPSVKELYDTDSGNADLHAEVTRHYEAGVRHNFRSVDTELDVTGFYIEADDFIEKDVNKVSQNFEEYSFRGFETSVVNRSITNLTLKASYTYLDARNESDSAEIVELQYRPRNKAGVEATYTAPCGAKLYASWLYVDGQYHYSSDGKDKSLLKTYNLVDLKVSKAFFDDSLEVYAGARNLFDEDYEESYSIPQAGRTFYLGTEYRF; encoded by the coding sequence ATGATGAAGAAAAGCGCCCTGCTTCTTTTTGTCGCATTGCTTACGCTGCCATCGCTTGGTTTTGCTGCAGAGCAAGCCACCGCAAAGAGCGATACCAGCTTTGAGCTTGGCGAGGTGCTTGTCTCTGGTGAAAAGCTGTCTGTTGTTGAACAGGCAGGCACTGTTGACGTCATCACCGCAGAAGAGATCAAAAATTCTGGAGCACGTAACGTCGCAGAGGCTCTGGACCTTGTTCCGGGTGTCACCGTCCGCACCGGAGCCGAGGGAACTCCGCGCATCGACATCCGCGGCCTGCGTACCCGCAATGTCATCCTGCTTCTTGATGGTGTTCCGATGAACTCCACCTACGACAACCAGTGGACACCGGACGCCATCCCAGCCGATTACATTTCTGAAATCAAAATCACCCGTGGTGCAAGCTCTGTTCTGTATGGAGCAGGCGGCAATGCTGGTGTCATTAACATCATCACCAAGAAAGGTCAGGAAGGTCTTCACGGCCTGATCGGCGGCGAACTGGGCAGTGGTGAATACTACCGCGCCAAGGGAAGCCTGAATGGTGGCACAGACAAGCTTCGTTTCAACAGCTATTATGTCTTTGAAACCCGCGATCACTTCCCCCTGTCTGGCAGCTTCAACGAAACTGCGCTTCAGGACAGTGGCGAACGCGTGAATAGCGATGATGAAAAGAACAATATCTACGCAAACCTTCTTTACGACGCCACAGACAGCACCAAGCTGGGCCTGACCGTATCGTACTGGGACCGCAGCTACGGTATTCCCCCGGCGACGACCAAAAACGACGGTTACATCAAAAAGCCCAAGTACGACCGCTACGACAACATTTCTGGAAACCTTGTCCAGCTCCTCGTGCAGCACGAGTTCTCTGATGCCCTGAGCATGAAGGCTTCTGCCTTTATGAACAATCAGGAAGAGGACCGCAGCCGCTACGACGACGACAGCTACTCCACCCAGAAAAAGAATGGCGCCTACAACCAGACATCCTACACGGAAATCTTCGGTGGCAACCTGATTGGCACCTATGACGCCAAAGAATACGGCACCATCAATCTCTCGCTTTCCGCAAAGCAGAGCCACTGGAAGCTGGATTCCGAAGTCTATAAAGAATCCACAAGCGGTTCTGGTTCTGGCTCCGGCGGCGGCCATGGTGGTGGACACGGCGGAGGCTCTGGAAGCTCCAGCACAGCAGCCAGCAGTGGCAAATTTGTTGGTCACGACGAGAGCAAAAACCTCGACGAGTACAACATCGCCACAGAATACGAAGTTCGCCCCACAGAAAAGCTTGGTCTGGTTGCTGGCATTGGCTGGCACGCACTGAAAAAAATCACCTACGGCGACGACGAGTCTGACTACAGCTACCTGCTCGGTGCAAACTATGATCTCACCGACGCAACAAGCCTGCACGTCAACCATGCCCGCAAGGTGCGCTTCCCCTCTGTCAAAGAGCTGTACGACACTGACTCTGGCAATGCTGACCTTCATGCCGAAGTGACCCGTCACTACGAAGCAGGCGTCCGCCACAATTTCCGCTCCGTTGATACCGAGCTGGATGTGACAGGCTTCTACATCGAGGCAGATGACTTCATCGAAAAAGACGTCAACAAGGTCTCCCAGAACTTTGAGGAATACAGCTTCCGAGGATTCGAAACATCTGTGGTCAACCGTTCCATTACGAACCTGACCCTGAAAGCATCCTACACCTACCTTGATGCCCGCAACGAATCTGACAGCGCCGAAATCGTTGAGCTGCAGTACCGTCCCCGCAACAAGGCTGGCGTCGAAGCTACATACACAGCCCCCTGTGGTGCCAAGCTCTATGCGTCCTGGCTCTACGTGGATGGCCAGTATCACTACAGCTCCGACGGCAAGGACAAGTCCCTGCTCAAGACCTACAACCTCGTGGACCTCAAGGTCAGCAAAGCCTTCTTTGATGACAGCCTCGAAGTCTACGCAGGTGCCCGCAACCTCTTTGACGAGGACTACGAAGAAAGCTACTCCATCCCGCAGGCTGGACGCACCTTCTACCTCGGCACCGAATACAGGTTCTAA
- a CDS encoding chloride channel protein, whose translation MPSRALKTLYSMFSGITLRWIGISLAVGVFSGLAAVFFFTGVEFLKFVFIHKFAGLTLPAPAGEEIFHGVAGAYRPWLIPIMTTAVGLLTGWLVARYIPGSVGNGTDGTDSMIRAFHHGEGKIPFKVGLIKGLTAILTIATGGSAGREGPISQMGATIGSFISDRFHLTTKERRILLLAGAAGGLGAIFRAPLGGALTAIEVIYKEDFESEAVLPAVISSVIAYSLFSLFFGTTPIFGIPTFQFTNALELPFYVLLAFFCSFVGWFYIRTFEFIKFNVFEKINLKVGLIWTLGLGGLCMGLLGMAFPQLLTGGYGWLELAIKGELAISIMFAILIGKTLATAVTIGSGMSGGMFAPALFVGGMSGGLVGAIAHKYFPATVTQPGGYVLVGMAAFFAGVANAPIGPMIMVCELTQGYGLLAPLMLASVVCIVLGKKTSLYENQVENKFESPAHIEDMTINVLENLSVKDFYRPGRVTTLEEGTTLKALTDIIVGTNELYFPIKNHEGEITGILGMKDVRQVLYETCLFDLIVVRELAGKPVTLVPTDDLYTALMKFVDTNYGQIPVVHPKEPNTILGLLNREDVFGAYKNAISAIPK comes from the coding sequence ATGCCATCACGCGCCCTGAAAACACTCTATTCCATGTTTAGCGGAATTACCCTTCGCTGGATTGGAATCTCCCTTGCCGTCGGAGTCTTTTCCGGCCTCGCCGCCGTCTTCTTTTTTACTGGCGTCGAGTTTCTCAAGTTTGTGTTTATTCACAAGTTTGCAGGTCTGACCCTCCCCGCCCCCGCTGGCGAAGAAATCTTTCACGGTGTTGCGGGTGCCTATCGCCCGTGGCTCATCCCTATCATGACCACTGCCGTGGGTTTGCTCACGGGATGGCTCGTCGCTCGCTATATTCCCGGCTCCGTCGGGAATGGCACCGACGGGACTGACTCCATGATTCGGGCCTTTCATCACGGTGAAGGGAAAATTCCATTCAAAGTCGGTCTCATTAAGGGCCTGACTGCAATCCTGACGATTGCAACCGGCGGCAGTGCAGGGCGCGAAGGACCAATTTCTCAGATGGGCGCAACTATTGGTTCCTTCATTTCTGACCGGTTTCACCTCACCACCAAGGAACGTCGGATTCTCCTGCTCGCAGGTGCTGCTGGCGGTCTTGGCGCTATTTTTCGCGCCCCCCTTGGTGGCGCACTGACCGCTATCGAAGTTATCTACAAAGAAGACTTTGAGTCCGAAGCGGTTTTGCCTGCGGTTATTTCTTCGGTCATTGCCTATTCTCTGTTCTCCCTCTTTTTCGGGACAACACCGATTTTCGGCATTCCTACTTTTCAGTTTACCAATGCCCTTGAGCTTCCCTTTTATGTCCTGCTCGCGTTTTTTTGCTCCTTTGTCGGCTGGTTTTACATCCGTACATTTGAGTTCATAAAATTCAACGTCTTTGAGAAAATTAATCTCAAGGTTGGCCTCATCTGGACGCTCGGCCTTGGTGGCTTATGCATGGGCCTGCTCGGCATGGCCTTTCCGCAGCTTTTGACCGGTGGCTACGGCTGGCTTGAACTCGCTATCAAGGGTGAGCTTGCTATCTCCATCATGTTTGCCATCCTCATCGGCAAGACTCTTGCCACTGCGGTGACCATTGGCTCCGGTATGAGTGGCGGCATGTTTGCCCCCGCCCTGTTTGTCGGTGGCATGAGCGGCGGTCTCGTCGGTGCTATTGCCCACAAGTATTTTCCCGCGACTGTCACGCAGCCCGGTGGCTATGTGCTCGTCGGTATGGCTGCCTTTTTTGCTGGCGTTGCCAACGCCCCCATTGGCCCCATGATTATGGTCTGTGAGCTGACGCAGGGCTACGGGCTGCTCGCCCCATTGATGCTCGCCAGCGTTGTGTGCATCGTGCTCGGCAAAAAAACCTCTCTTTACGAGAATCAGGTCGAGAATAAATTTGAATCGCCTGCCCACATTGAGGACATGACGATCAACGTTCTTGAAAACCTTTCCGTAAAAGATTTCTACCGCCCCGGGCGTGTTACTACCCTTGAGGAAGGAACGACCCTCAAGGCGTTGACTGACATCATCGTCGGAACCAACGAACTCTATTTCCCCATCAAGAACCATGAAGGCGAAATTACCGGAATTTTGGGCATGAAAGACGTGCGGCAGGTGCTCTACGAAACCTGTCTTTTCGACCTCATCGTCGTGCGCGAGCTTGCCGGAAAGCCCGTCACTCTCGTCCCGACTGACGACCTCTACACTGCCTTAATGAAATTCGTCGACACCAACTATGGGCAGATCCCCGTCGTTCACCCCAAGGAACCAAATACCATTCTCGGCCTCCTTAATCGTGAAGACGTCTTCGGCGCCTACAAGAACGCTATCTCCGCTATTCCTAAGTAA